One part of the Olleya sp. YS genome encodes these proteins:
- a CDS encoding type IX secretion system membrane protein PorP/SprF, whose protein sequence is MKNLNIYHKSAIILVLALVSLKSIAQQDPQFTQYMYNMSIINPAYATADEGMLNLGGLYRTQWVGVDGAPTTGSFFAHTPINEKIEIGLSFTNDNIGDVVNENNIYADFAYVLPVGLDAKLSFGLKAGVTLFNTDFNGFNLQSGDQSTDTAFNENTSKTFPNLGIGAFYFSDNYYIGLSAPNLLTTKHLETENGIKTTGVQNVHYFLTGGYVFDINTDLRFKPSFMVKGVTGAPLAIDINANVLINEKLEAGLGYRLEDAIMAMVNFKVTPQLRIGYSYDYTISNLGDYNSGSHEIFLLFDVDIFGFKGGYDRSPRFF, encoded by the coding sequence ATGAAAAATTTAAATATATATCATAAATCGGCTATCATTTTAGTTCTGGCATTAGTGTCATTAAAAAGTATAGCGCAGCAAGATCCTCAATTTACACAGTACATGTATAATATGAGTATTATTAATCCTGCTTATGCCACAGCTGATGAAGGCATGCTAAATCTTGGAGGATTATACAGAACACAATGGGTTGGTGTAGATGGCGCACCAACTACAGGAAGCTTTTTTGCACATACACCAATCAACGAAAAAATAGAAATAGGATTATCCTTTACCAACGATAATATTGGAGATGTTGTAAACGAAAACAATATTTATGCAGACTTTGCTTATGTATTACCTGTCGGACTTGATGCCAAATTATCTTTTGGATTAAAAGCTGGTGTAACCTTGTTTAATACAGATTTTAACGGATTTAACTTACAATCTGGTGACCAATCTACAGATACAGCATTTAATGAAAATACAAGTAAAACGTTTCCTAATTTAGGTATTGGTGCATTTTACTTTTCAGATAATTATTATATCGGATTATCAGCACCTAACCTGTTAACTACCAAACATCTTGAAACAGAAAACGGAATTAAAACCACAGGAGTGCAAAATGTACACTACTTTTTAACGGGTGGATATGTGTTTGATATAAATACAGATTTAAGATTTAAACCTTCCTTTATGGTTAAAGGTGTTACAGGTGCACCATTGGCAATAGACATAAATGCTAATGTTTTAATTAATGAAAAACTAGAAGCAGGTTTAGGTTATCGTTTAGAAGATGCCATAATGGCAATGGTTAATTTTAAAGTAACACCTCAATTAAGAATAGGTTATTCTTATGATTATACCATCTCAAACTTAGGCGATTATAACTCAGGATCCCATGAAATATTTTTACTATTTGATGTAGATATTTTCGGATTTAAAGGTGGATATGATAGATCACCTCGTTTCTTCTAA
- a CDS encoding gliding motility-associated C-terminal domain-containing protein, whose amino-acid sequence MKTKTFFGKVAVTITYLIVILSSISYTFAQCPTITNSSPVICDASGLTFNDLNVYATSTNGIIWYDQVSNGSPFNGSQLVSEGTYYADDNTGSCGVRSSISVSFQVPPTGQNLDAIFCDNENATIQTYIDQELQFHIPIGGSVAVFNDVNLTSQANSTDVIPLGATNYFIVFIDSSGCESQIEPGSTAVFLAPADPAPSDPQEFCSDTNPTIGNLDPGTTGSFSWYQNINGSGDPILPALPPGTPLINGNTYYVQVNDLFCNSNTVPVIVSINDPVDPGISNTLEYCEDSIPTSDFNLYDILGGSPDTTGSWSGPLPTTGGHLGTVNISTLTAPGDYVFTYTVPSTGVCPDGVSTVTITIYPVLSSGVPSAANPATFCVADLPAAYDLFLLLDNEDPNGQWSQNGTNISSPADLTGLTPGNYDFIYTQNLAPNPCPEESTTVQVVVLQDPEAGNAINQVFCENDLVANSPFDLFNALDGTQDNNNGVWTDVANTVVSNPIDISIFTVAGSPYSFTYTIDNGTCMDSETITITVEPAPESGTPVATFPEFCEGEAPSNFDLFDLLDNEDQTGTWYLGTDNTGSIITNPVDLSGYSAGTYNFTFDVDAIGSCDDVLVTVQVTINPLPNTGVPTPAIFCENDLAANSPLDLLVQLSGQDAGGTWTDDNATGALSGTNVDLTILTIGSYNFSYTITDANGCTNSSTVVITVEEAPESGNALMPIEFCENEVAANSPFDLFTLLDGTQDNNGTWYVGSDTSGSVATNPVDISGFTIGTYDYTYSVPIIGSCSDVDVTVQIIINPIPNTGVPTPAIFCENDLAANSLLDLLGQLSGQDAGGTWTDDDATGALSGTDVDLTLLTIGTYNFTYSITANGCTNSSTVVITVEEAPESGNALMPVEFCENEVAVNSPFDLFTLLDGTQDNNGTWYVGSDTSGSVASNPVDISGLTTGTYDYTYSVPIIGSCSDVDVTVQIIVNPIPNTGVPTPATFCENDLAANSPLDLLGQLSGQDAGGTWTDDDATGALSGTDVDLTLLTIGSYNFTYTITANGCTNSSTVVITVEDAPESGTVNAPAEFCLVDITTGQTFNLFDVLTDEDQTGTWTDDDATGALTANTVALDALSTGTFNFTFDVDAIGTCDDVLVTVSIIINDTPAPTVNANQSFCDNATVADLTATGNSIQWYDDATGGVALADTTVLVDGENYFASQIDPVTGCVSSTRSEVIVTINATPNPGSPATTPISVCNDNNAVDLNTGLDGTQDTGGVWQDDDATGALSGNILDATGLTAGTYNFTYLVTATAPCVDQSTTITITVSEPLNAGIDAILDVCDDSGTTDLFTLLGTADTGGTWSPTLTSGTGIFDPLLDAEGTYTYSLINACGIDSADVIVTITQAPNAGLDGSFDICVVDIDTTNSTLDLLTVLQGTPNATGTFVNNDGAAGFSGTQLDLTAVAVGTYTFAYTVTAMSPCTTNATSVATVTVNDSPSVTIIEANPEFCSSENPTIADLNASVSGTNIVWYEDANSTTPLDATDALPLGTEDYFATQSTGSGCESSVRIQVNATVNDVPTPTLIDPNQELCINDAPTINDLTLNISEYDSTLNNVIWYDAATGGSAYNSTALLTVGSTYFAVLVDVSTGCESSVRLQVTPDLTGCGLLVIPDGFSPNGDGTNDTFDIDNVNILFPNFEIEIFNRYGNIVYKGNASSPRFDGRSNQSGTINQEELPVGVYFYVFNFNDGINKPKQGRLYLSR is encoded by the coding sequence ATGAAAACAAAAACCTTTTTTGGGAAGGTAGCTGTAACTATAACTTATCTTATAGTTATATTGAGTAGTATATCTTATACATTTGCTCAGTGCCCTACAATAACAAATTCAAGTCCAGTAATTTGTGATGCTTCAGGTTTAACTTTTAATGACCTTAATGTTTATGCTACTAGCACTAATGGCATTATTTGGTATGATCAGGTTTCAAATGGAAGCCCATTTAACGGTAGTCAATTAGTAAGTGAGGGAACTTATTATGCAGATGATAATACCGGATCATGTGGTGTTAGAAGCTCTATATCAGTATCTTTTCAAGTACCACCTACAGGTCAAAATCTAGACGCCATATTTTGTGATAATGAGAATGCTACAATCCAAACTTATATAGATCAGGAGTTACAGTTTCATATACCTATTGGTGGTTCCGTAGCTGTCTTTAATGATGTAAATTTAACAAGTCAGGCAAATAGTACAGATGTAATACCATTAGGCGCTACTAATTATTTTATAGTTTTTATTGATAGCTCAGGTTGTGAAAGTCAAATTGAACCAGGAAGTACTGCTGTATTTTTAGCACCAGCAGATCCTGCACCAAGTGATCCACAAGAGTTTTGTTCTGATACTAACCCAACTATTGGAAATTTAGATCCAGGAACTACAGGGTCGTTTAGTTGGTATCAAAATATTAATGGCTCTGGAGATCCAATTTTACCAGCATTACCTCCTGGAACACCTTTGATAAACGGAAACACATACTACGTTCAAGTAAACGATTTATTTTGTAATAGTAACACTGTTCCTGTAATAGTAAGTATTAATGATCCAGTAGATCCTGGTATATCCAATACCTTAGAGTATTGCGAAGATAGTATACCAACCTCAGATTTTAATTTGTATGATATTTTAGGTGGTTCTCCAGACACAACTGGTAGTTGGTCAGGACCATTACCAACCACTGGTGGACATTTAGGAACAGTTAATATTTCTACATTAACGGCACCTGGAGATTATGTATTTACATATACTGTACCAAGCACTGGTGTTTGTCCAGATGGTGTGTCAACCGTAACAATAACGATATACCCTGTATTATCTTCAGGAGTGCCTTCTGCAGCAAATCCTGCGACGTTTTGTGTAGCCGACTTACCTGCTGCTTATGATTTATTTTTGTTATTAGATAATGAAGACCCTAACGGACAGTGGTCTCAAAATGGAACAAACATAAGTTCTCCAGCAGATTTAACTGGTTTAACACCTGGAAACTATGATTTTATATATACTCAAAATTTAGCACCAAATCCTTGTCCAGAGGAATCAACAACTGTACAAGTTGTTGTGCTACAGGATCCTGAAGCCGGAAATGCAATTAATCAGGTATTTTGTGAAAATGATTTAGTAGCAAATTCACCATTCGATTTATTTAATGCATTAGACGGAACACAGGATAATAATAATGGGGTTTGGACTGATGTTGCAAATACTGTAGTTTCTAATCCTATAGATATTTCAATATTTACAGTTGCAGGAAGTCCATATTCATTTACATATACAATAGACAATGGTACATGTATGGATTCTGAAACAATTACAATAACGGTAGAACCTGCTCCAGAATCTGGAACACCTGTTGCAACTTTCCCAGAGTTTTGTGAAGGTGAAGCACCCTCTAACTTTGATTTATTCGATTTATTAGATAACGAAGACCAAACAGGAACATGGTATTTAGGAACAGATAATACTGGTTCAATAATTACTAATCCAGTAGATTTATCAGGATATAGTGCTGGAACATATAATTTTACTTTTGATGTAGATGCAATTGGATCTTGTGATGACGTTTTAGTTACAGTACAAGTAACTATTAACCCTTTACCAAACACTGGAGTACCAACACCTGCAATTTTTTGTGAAAATGATTTAGCAGCAAATTCACCATTAGATTTATTAGTACAATTATCAGGTCAAGATGCAGGTGGAACATGGACTGATGATAATGCAACTGGAGCATTGTCTGGAACTAATGTGGATTTAACAATATTAACAATAGGTTCTTATAATTTTTCATACACCATTACAGATGCTAATGGATGTACTAATAGTAGTACAGTTGTAATTACAGTAGAAGAAGCTCCAGAATCTGGAAATGCTTTAATGCCAATTGAATTTTGTGAAAACGAAGTAGCAGCAAATTCACCTTTTGATCTATTTACATTATTAGACGGAACTCAAGATAACAATGGTACATGGTATGTTGGATCAGATACATCAGGATCTGTAGCAACTAACCCAGTTGATATTTCTGGTTTTACAATAGGAACTTATGACTATACCTATTCTGTACCAATTATTGGGTCCTGTAGCGATGTAGACGTAACAGTACAAATTATAATTAACCCAATACCTAATACAGGAGTACCAACACCTGCAATTTTTTGTGAAAATGATTTAGCAGCTAATTCGCTATTAGATTTATTGGGTCAGTTATCTGGTCAAGATGCTGGTGGAACTTGGACAGACGACGACGCTACAGGAGCATTGTCTGGTACAGATGTAGATTTAACTTTATTGACAATAGGTACATATAATTTTACATATTCCATAACAGCTAATGGATGTACTAATAGTAGTACAGTTGTCATTACGGTAGAAGAAGCTCCAGAATCTGGAAATGCTTTAATGCCAGTAGAATTTTGTGAAAACGAAGTAGCAGTAAATTCACCTTTTGATCTATTTACATTATTAGACGGAACTCAAGATAACAATGGGACATGGTATGTTGGATCAGATACATCAGGATCTGTAGCATCTAACCCAGTTGATATTTCAGGTTTAACAACTGGAACTTATGACTATACCTATTCTGTACCAATTATTGGGTCCTGTAGCGATGTAGATGTAACTGTACAAATTATAGTTAACCCTATACCTAATACAGGAGTACCAACACCTGCAACGTTTTGTGAAAATGACCTAGCAGCTAATTCGCCATTAGATTTATTGGGTCAGTTATCTGGTCAAGATGCTGGTGGAACTTGGACAGACGACGATGCTACAGGAGCATTGTCTGGTACAGATGTAGATTTAACTTTATTGACTATAGGTTCATATAATTTTACTTATACCATAACGGCTAATGGATGTACTAATAGTAGTACAGTTGTAATAACGGTAGAAGATGCTCCGGAATCCGGTACAGTAAATGCACCTGCAGAGTTTTGTTTGGTAGACATAACTACAGGTCAAACCTTTAATTTATTTGATGTATTAACAGATGAAGACCAAACAGGTACTTGGACTGACGATGATGCAACAGGTGCTTTAACTGCAAATACAGTTGCTCTAGATGCATTATCTACAGGGACTTTTAATTTTACATTTGATGTTGATGCAATAGGAACTTGTGATGACGTGTTAGTTACTGTAAGTATAATCATTAACGATACACCTGCACCTACAGTTAATGCTAATCAATCTTTTTGTGATAATGCTACTGTAGCAGATTTAACAGCAACAGGAAATTCTATTCAGTGGTATGATGATGCAACAGGAGGAGTTGCTTTAGCAGATACAACAGTTTTAGTTGATGGTGAAAATTATTTCGCTTCTCAAATAGATCCTGTAACAGGTTGTGTATCTTCAACAAGATCTGAAGTTATAGTTACTATAAATGCAACACCTAATCCAGGTAGTCCTGCAACAACTCCAATATCTGTGTGTAATGATAATAATGCTGTAGATTTAAATACAGGATTAGATGGTACACAAGATACAGGAGGAGTATGGCAAGATGATGATGCTACTGGTGCTTTATCTGGTAATATTTTGGATGCAACTGGATTAACAGCTGGCACATACAATTTTACATATTTAGTAACAGCTACAGCACCTTGTGTAGATCAGAGTACAACAATTACAATAACAGTTAGCGAACCTTTAAATGCAGGAATAGATGCTATTTTAGATGTGTGTGATGATAGTGGGACAACAGATTTATTTACCTTACTAGGTACAGCAGATACTGGTGGAACATGGTCACCAACTTTAACTAGTGGAACAGGCATATTTGATCCTTTATTAGATGCTGAAGGTACATATACTTATAGTTTAATTAACGCTTGCGGAATAGATTCTGCAGACGTTATAGTTACAATTACACAAGCTCCAAACGCTGGTTTAGATGGTAGCTTTGATATTTGTGTAGTAGATATAGACACCACAAACAGTACTTTAGATTTATTAACCGTTTTACAAGGGACACCAAATGCAACAGGAACATTTGTTAACAACGATGGTGCAGCAGGCTTTTCGGGTACGCAACTAGATTTAACTGCAGTTGCAGTTGGAACCTATACTTTTGCATATACTGTTACCGCTATGTCACCATGTACAACTAATGCGACTTCAGTTGCTACAGTAACAGTTAATGATAGTCCATCAGTAACTATAATAGAAGCTAACCCAGAATTTTGTAGCTCAGAAAATCCAACAATTGCAGATTTAAACGCTTCAGTAAGCGGAACAAATATTGTTTGGTATGAAGATGCCAATTCAACCACACCTTTGGATGCGACAGATGCATTACCATTAGGAACTGAAGATTATTTTGCAACTCAATCTACAGGTTCAGGTTGCGAGTCGTCTGTTAGAATTCAAGTTAATGCTACAGTTAATGATGTACCAACTCCAACTCTAATAGATCCAAATCAAGAGTTGTGTATTAACGATGCTCCAACAATTAATGATTTAACATTAAATATATCAGAATACGATTCAACTTTAAATAATGTAATATGGTATGATGCAGCAACAGGAGGTTCAGCTTATAATAGTACAGCTTTACTTACAGTTGGGTCAACGTACTTTGCTGTATTAGTAGATGTAAGTACAGGTTGCGAAAGCAGTGTTAGACTTCAAGTAACACCAGATTTAACAGGTTGTGGATTGTTAGTCATACCAGATGGGTTTTCGCCAAATGGAGACGGAACTAACGATACTTTTGATATAGATAATGTTAACATTCTCTTCCCTAATTTTGAAATTGAAATTTTTAATCGCTACGGAAACATAGTTTATAAAGGAAATGCATCTTCTCCTCGTTTTGACGGAAGATCAAACCAATCTGGTACAATAAATCAAGAAGAATTACCAGTTGGTGTTTACTTCTATGTTTTCAACTTTAATGATGGAATAAACAAGCCTAAGCAAGGACGTTTATACCTAAGCAGATAA
- a CDS encoding cbb3-type cytochrome c oxidase subunit I, with protein MSAHVEEHGHDDHGHHHKETFITKYIFSQDHKMIAKQYLITGLIMGIIAVVMSIMMRMQIAWPEESNPLFKALLGKWAPDGVMSADIYLALVTIHGTIMVFFVLTAGLSGTFSNLLIPLQIGARDMASGFLNMVSYWLFFTSSVIMVCSFFVEAGPAAAGWTIYPPLSALPMAQGGSGLGMTLWLVSMAIFIASSLLGSLNYVVTVINLRTKGMSMTRLPLTIWAFFVTAIIGIISFPVLLSAALLLIMDRSFGTSFFLSDIFIQGEVLHYQGGSPVLFEHLFWFLGHPEVYIVLLPALGITSEIIATNSRKPIFGYRAMVASILAIAFLSTIVWGHHMFISGMNPFLGSVFTFTTLLIAIPSAVKAFNYITTLWKGNLQMNPAMLFSIGLVSTFITGGLTGIILGDSALDINVHDTYFVVAHFHLVMGISALYGFFAGVYHWFPKMFGRMLNKNLGYVHFWVTAVCAYGVFFPMHFIGMAGLPRRYYTNTNFPLFDDLASVNVVITVFAIVGSIFQIVFIYNFFSSIFYGKKAEQNPWKSNTLEWTTPVEHMHGNWPGAIPHVHRWAYDYSKPGHDEDWVSQIVPLKEGEEELQH; from the coding sequence ATGTCAGCACACGTAGAAGAACATGGACATGACGATCATGGTCATCATCATAAAGAAACGTTTATAACTAAATATATATTTAGTCAAGATCATAAAATGATTGCCAAGCAGTATTTAATTACTGGACTTATCATGGGAATCATAGCTGTAGTAATGTCAATCATGATGCGTATGCAAATTGCTTGGCCTGAAGAATCAAATCCATTATTTAAAGCATTGTTAGGTAAATGGGCACCAGATGGAGTAATGAGTGCAGATATATATTTAGCATTAGTTACTATTCATGGTACTATCATGGTGTTTTTTGTATTAACAGCAGGTTTAAGTGGTACATTTAGTAATTTATTAATTCCATTACAAATTGGAGCACGAGATATGGCATCAGGTTTCTTAAACATGGTTTCATATTGGTTATTTTTTACATCAAGTGTTATAATGGTTTGCTCTTTCTTTGTTGAAGCTGGACCTGCAGCAGCAGGTTGGACAATATATCCTCCTTTAAGTGCTTTACCTATGGCGCAAGGTGGATCTGGTTTAGGTATGACTTTATGGTTAGTCTCTATGGCTATCTTTATTGCCTCTTCATTATTAGGATCATTAAATTATGTTGTAACGGTAATTAACTTACGTACAAAAGGAATGTCTATGACTAGGCTACCTTTAACAATTTGGGCATTTTTTGTAACAGCTATTATTGGTATCATATCTTTCCCTGTATTATTATCAGCTGCATTATTATTAATAATGGATAGAAGTTTTGGCACATCATTCTTCTTATCAGATATATTTATTCAAGGTGAAGTGTTACATTATCAAGGTGGTTCTCCAGTATTATTTGAGCACTTATTTTGGTTTTTAGGTCACCCTGAAGTTTATATTGTATTATTACCAGCATTAGGTATAACCTCAGAAATTATTGCAACAAATTCACGTAAACCTATTTTTGGATATCGCGCTATGGTTGCATCCATTTTAGCAATTGCATTTTTATCAACCATTGTTTGGGGTCACCACATGTTTATTTCTGGAATGAATCCATTTTTAGGATCAGTATTTACATTTACAACCCTATTAATTGCAATTCCTTCAGCAGTAAAAGCATTTAATTATATAACCACACTCTGGAAGGGTAATCTTCAGATGAACCCAGCTATGCTATTCTCAATCGGATTAGTGTCAACATTTATCACTGGAGGTTTAACAGGAATTATTCTTGGAGACAGTGCATTAGATATTAACGTGCATGATACGTATTTTGTAGTAGCTCACTTCCACTTGGTGATGGGTATTTCGGCACTTTATGGGTTCTTTGCTGGTGTATACCACTGGTTCCCTAAAATGTTTGGACGCATGCTAAACAAAAACTTAGGATATGTTCATTTTTGGGTGACAGCAGTCTGTGCATACGGAGTTTTCTTTCCAATGCACTTTATAGGTATGGCAGGTTTACCAAGACGTTATTATACTAATACAAACTTCCCATTATTTGATGACCTAGCAAGCGTAAATGTAGTTATCACAGTATTTGCAATTGTAGGTAGTATTTTCCAGATTGTATTTATCTATAATTTCTTTTCTAGTATTTTCTACGGAAAGAAAGCAGAGCAAAACCCTTGGAAATCTAATACTTTAGAGTGGACCACTCCAGTAGAGCATATGCACGGAAACTGGCCAGGTGCTATTCCACATGTACACAGATGGGCTTATGACTACAGTAAGCCAGGACATGATGAGGATTGGGTCTCTCAGATAGTACCTTTAAAAGAAGGCGAAGAAGAACTACAACATTAA
- a CDS encoding cytochrome c oxidase subunit II, whose product MTTLLSILVLVFIFVAIWQMVKIFDLTQVGKTTDNNQVANDNDNRINGYLMIGFLIFIYVITIVCFVKYGDLPLMSNSASEHGPGVDNLMVISMIVIFFVQTVTQFLLHYFAYKYKGEKGKKALFYADNNKLEAIWTIIPVIVLAGLIIQGLFTWTSIMNIDEEADPMVIELYAQQFNWKARYSGPDNTLGKANVRLIDIGSANELGVDVNDPNAKDDVIVTELHLPVGRPIVFKMRSQDVLHSAYMPHFRAQMNCVPGMITQFGFTPTVTTDQMRETQEIQEKVANINNIRKEKSQALIADGKEGLEPYEFDYLLLCNKICGTSHYNMQMKIVVDTQEDFDAWMSEQKLFVDSLIKK is encoded by the coding sequence ATGACGACTTTATTATCAATTTTAGTTTTAGTATTTATTTTCGTTGCTATCTGGCAAATGGTTAAAATCTTTGATTTAACTCAAGTTGGAAAAACAACCGACAATAATCAAGTTGCTAACGATAACGACAACAGAATAAATGGATATTTAATGATAGGTTTTTTAATCTTCATTTATGTAATCACAATCGTTTGTTTTGTTAAATATGGAGATTTACCTCTAATGTCAAATTCTGCTTCAGAACATGGACCAGGAGTAGATAATTTAATGGTAATTTCTATGATTGTAATATTCTTTGTGCAGACAGTCACACAATTTTTATTACACTATTTTGCATATAAATATAAAGGAGAGAAAGGAAAAAAAGCCTTATTCTACGCAGATAACAATAAGTTAGAAGCCATTTGGACCATCATACCAGTAATTGTTCTTGCAGGTTTAATCATTCAAGGATTATTTACTTGGACTAGTATTATGAATATTGATGAAGAAGCAGATCCTATGGTTATTGAATTGTATGCTCAGCAATTTAATTGGAAAGCTAGATATTCTGGACCAGACAATACTTTAGGTAAAGCTAATGTTAGACTAATTGATATTGGTAGTGCTAACGAGTTAGGAGTTGATGTTAATGATCCTAACGCTAAAGACGACGTTATTGTAACAGAATTACACCTACCTGTGGGAAGACCTATAGTATTTAAAATGCGTTCGCAAGATGTATTACACTCAGCTTATATGCCTCATTTTAGAGCTCAAATGAACTGTGTTCCTGGTATGATTACTCAATTTGGATTTACGCCTACAGTAACCACAGATCAAATGCGTGAAACACAGGAAATACAAGAAAAAGTTGCTAATATTAACAATATTAGAAAAGAAAAGAGTCAAGCATTAATTGCAGATGGTAAAGAAGGTTTAGAACCTTACGAATTTGATTATTTACTATTATGTAACAAAATTTGTGGAACATCTCACTACAACATGCAAATGAAAATTGTAGTAGATACTCAAGAAGATTTTGATGCATGGATGAGTGAACAAAAGCTATTTGTTGACTCACTAATAAAAAAATAA
- a CDS encoding quinol:cytochrome C oxidoreductase — MYTLSNRLKIVSLILIILGAVMWGTSYYTSHHVSKEDVKTMLANEASHGGHGDSHATKDSRDTHATEDAHHENSHADTSHGDVAHADAGEHHGDDHAEHVMHQIHNRPWSALYVAAFFFMMISLGVLAFYAIQFASQAGWSPLLFRVMEAITYYLLPGALIVLAIAVLAGDHIFVWMNPDMVNPESADYDKLVAGKSGWLNKTGFIIRALIFIGGWSLYRFFARKFSLAQDEAPEGDIRNFKKSFRIAAAFLVFYIYTESMMSWDWIMSVDPHWFSTLFGWYVFASMFVSGITVIALITIYLKSKGLLPSVNDSHIHDLAKFMFGISIFWTYLWFSQFMLIWYSNIPEEVTYFVTRIEDYKLPFFGMVAMNFIFPLLLLMNSDYKRIPWFVVMAGIVILAGHYLDVFNMIMPATVGDRWFIGMPEIGAILLFAGLFLLLVFYALSKESLTAKGNPFVKESEHFHY; from the coding sequence ATGTACACACTTTCAAATAGACTAAAAATAGTTTCTCTTATCCTAATCATCTTAGGAGCAGTTATGTGGGGAACAAGTTATTATACGTCACATCATGTATCCAAAGAAGATGTAAAAACGATGCTAGCTAATGAAGCAAGTCATGGTGGTCATGGTGATAGTCACGCAACAAAAGATTCACGTGACACGCATGCTACAGAAGATGCTCATCATGAAAATAGTCATGCTGATACTTCTCATGGTGATGTGGCACATGCTGATGCAGGAGAACATCATGGAGATGACCATGCAGAACATGTCATGCACCAAATACATAACAGACCATGGTCTGCATTGTATGTTGCAGCTTTTTTCTTTATGATGATTTCATTAGGCGTTTTAGCATTTTATGCTATTCAATTTGCATCTCAAGCAGGATGGTCACCATTATTATTTAGAGTGATGGAAGCCATTACCTATTACTTACTACCAGGAGCATTAATTGTTTTAGCAATTGCAGTATTAGCAGGAGATCATATTTTTGTATGGATGAATCCAGATATGGTAAATCCAGAAAGTGCAGATTATGACAAGCTAGTTGCAGGAAAATCTGGTTGGTTAAATAAAACAGGATTTATCATTAGAGCTTTAATATTTATTGGTGGATGGAGTCTATATCGTTTCTTTGCACGTAAATTTTCTTTAGCTCAAGATGAAGCACCAGAAGGAGATATAAGAAATTTCAAAAAATCATTTCGTATTGCAGCAGCATTCTTAGTGTTTTATATTTATACAGAATCAATGATGTCTTGGGATTGGATAATGAGTGTTGACCCACACTGGTTTTCAACATTATTTGGCTGGTACGTTTTTGCAAGTATGTTTGTAAGCGGTATAACAGTTATTGCATTAATAACTATATATCTTAAATCAAAAGGGTTGTTACCATCAGTTAACGATAGTCACATTCATGATTTAGCAAAATTTATGTTTGGTATTAGTATCTTTTGGACCTACTTATGGTTTTCTCAATTTATGTTAATATGGTATTCTAATATACCAGAAGAGGTAACTTATTTTGTGACTAGAATTGAAGATTACAAGTTGCCATTTTTTGGTATGGTAGCCATGAACTTTATATTCCCATTATTACTATTAATGAATAGTGATTACAAGCGTATACCTTGGTTTGTAGTTATGGCTGGGATAGTTATTTTAGCAGGTCACTATTTAGACGTATTTAATATGATAATGCCAGCAACAGTAGGAGATAGATGGTTTATTGGTATGCCAGAAATAGGTGCAATATTATTATTTGCAGGACTATTCTTATTATTAGTATTCTATGCATTATCCAAAGAATCGTTGACTGCAAAAGGAAATCCTTTTGTAAAAGAAAGTGAACATTTCCATTATTAA